AATGATGGAACATATATTTACACCGATGATCCTGAAAAGGTTTCGAGCGGTGTTAAAATGCAGGAAGATCCAAATCCTAGTATTGCTGCCAAAGGAGCAGAAATACTTGCCAAGTCATCTGATACCCCTAGCATGGGAATCATGGTAGTTGACGGCAAGACTCGCCTTGTAACATATCGAGATGTTCCAAATGTAGGATGGAAGCTTGGAATAGTAATGGATCTTGATGAAATTGAAGGACCTGTACAAGCTGCAACAAGAACTCTTGTGATCATCTGCATAGTAGCACTTATTATCGGCGCAGCGATAATCATGATATTCGTTATGAGTATCGCCAAGAGCATTAATAGTGTTAAGGAATTTGCAAGTGTACTGGCAAGCGGAGACTTTACTGTTGATAAGATTGACAACAGAAGAGGCGACGAGCTGGGAGCAATGAGTGAGTCGCTTAATAACATGTTTGAGAGCAATAAGGATGTCATTTCCAAAATCTCTGACGGGTCAGTCAAGGTTAGTGAGACATCTAATGGACTTGCAAATATGGCTAATGAGTTGTCCAATCAGTTTAACGACATTCAGGGCAATATCTCAGGTGTAAATGATGCAATGATGTCATCAGGAGCTGCTACAGAGCAGGTTAACGCTTCTGTAGAAGAAGTAAATGCATCTGTACATCAGCTTGCTGCAGAAACTGAGAAGACAAGTGCGGATGCAGCAGATATCAAGGCAAGAGCTAAGGATATTGAAAAAGAAAGCCAGCAGGCTCATGATTATGCTATATCTATTGCTGAACAGAGAGAAGCAGATCTTGAGGAAGCAAATGAAAAAGCCAAGGTAGTTGATCAGATCGGAACACTTGCGGATACAATTGCTGAGATAGCGGATCAGATCAATCTTTTGTCACTTAATGCAAGTATCGAGGCAGCAAGAGCAGGAGATGCAGGTAAGGGCTTTGCAGTAGTTGCTTCTGAAATCAACAAGTTGGCAAGTAGTACTTCTGAAGCAGTTGAGCAGATCAGGGAGACAATCGATGGAGTGCAGGAAGCTTTTGGAACTCTTTCTTCATCTTCGGGAGAACTCCTTGGATTTATCAAAGAGACAGTTACACCTGACTATGACAAGTTCGTAGGACTTGCCAAGCAGTATGGAGACGATGCGGGAAGCTTTGGCGATTCCTCAGAGAATATTGCACAGATGGTTGAGAACATCAGGGCAGCTATGGAAGAAGTTAGTAAAGCTATTCAGAACATCGCAGAATCTACGCAGGATACAGCGGATCTTAGCAGCCGTGTAAATGACTCTGTTATGGCAGCGGCAGATGTTGTATCAAGTGTAAATGACATGACCAACAAGCAGGAAGAAGTAGCAGGAACTCTGGAAGAAATAGTAGGCAAATTCAAACTTTGATAATAAATGTTCAAGAGCCCGTGGATATTTATCTGCGGGTTCTTTTTTTATGCAGGGAAACAATAGATGTGTTATCATAAATATATAGATACTTGCGGGCTATTTCCAATTTTTTTCCGCAAGAAGTCATAAGTTTGTCAGTTTCTGAGGCTGGCAGACGGGGAAACTTCTTCATACATTTGTATGTCGATATTTATGATAGGGGGATTTGTGTATGGCGCATAATGAAATGCTTGCCATGATACTTGCAGGTGGGCGTGGTAGCAGACTTAAGGATCTTACCAATAAAGTTGCCAAGCCGGCTGTTTATTATGGAGGCAAATATCGAATCATTGATTTTCCACTTAGTAATTGTGCAAATAGCGGAATTGATACTGTAGGTGTACTTACTCAGTATGAGTCTGTACTTCTGAACAGTTATGTTGCTCAGGATGGTCGCTGGGGCCTCGACTCCAGGGACAGTGGTGTTTATGTCCTGACGCCAAGAGAAAAAGCTGATGAAGGGCTTGATGTTTACAGAGGCACAGCCGATGCTATTTCTCAGAATATCGATTTTATCGATAACTATAATCCTGAATATATTCTTGTTTTGTCAGGAGATCATATTTACAAGATGAATTATGCCAAAATGCTTGCTTATCACAAGGAGATGAAGGCGGATGCTACAATAGCTGTTCGACCTGTTCCTATGAAAGAGGCCAGCAGATTCGGCATTATGAATACTGACGGAAATGGCAGAATTGTAGAATTTGAGGAGAAACCTCAAAAACCAAAGAGTAATCTTGCCTCAATGGGTATTTATATTTTCAGCTGGAAGCTCATGCGCAAGATGTTGGTTGAGGATATGAATAATCCTGATTCAGACCATGACTTTGGTAAGGATATCATTCCAAGAATGCTTGGAGAAAAGAGAAATCTTTTTGCATATGAATTCAAGGGATACTGGAAGGATGTAGGAACTATAGATTCTCTCTGGGAAGCTAATATGGATCTGCTTGACCCCAAGAATGAGCTTAATCTTAATGATTCTTCCTGGCTTATCTATACAGAGGATGTTTCAATCCTTCCTCAGTATATTGGCAAGGATGCTAAGATCAAGAGAGCTTATATCACACAGGGTGTTCGCGTAGAAGGCTCAGTTACCAATTCAGTTCTTTTTACAGGCGCAGTTGTAGGAAAAGGGGCCAAGGTAGTTGATAGTGTACTGATGCCGGGCGCAGTTGTAGAAGAAGGCGCTACAGTAACAAGAGCTTTGGTGGCGGAAAATGTCCGTATCGGCAAGAAGGTGAAGATTGGTTCCAAGACCAGTGAAGAGATTGCACTAGTTGCAAAGAGCGTGAAAGGGGGTACAAAGTAATGGCAAATAAGGCTTTTGGAATAGTATCCTCTGCCGATAACAGTATTCATGTTGAAGGCCTTCATGATTACAGACCAATCGGTGCTTTTTCATTTATCGGAAGATTTCGTGTAATTGATTTTCCTATTTCCAATATGAGTAATAGTGGAATGGACAGAATTCAGGTTTATGTTCGATCCCGTCCAAGATCAATTGCAGAACATATCGGATCAGGAAGACATTATAATATCAACTCCAAACGTGGTAAGATACAGCTTCTTTTTTCCGAGGACAGCAATGTAAATTCAATTTACAACAACGATATATGCGCTTATAGTGAGAATCTTGATATCATTCAGAGAATGCATCAGGACTATGTTATCATTACTCCGAGCTATATGGTTTACAAGCAGGACTTTAGTGAACTCCTGCAGAGCCATATTAATTCAGGTGCAGATGTGACTCTTTTATACCACAAGGTTGATAATGCCAAGGAGTATTTCCAAAATTGTAAGATAGTTAATATCAACAAACAAAAGGGAATTTCTTCTCTTGAGAAGAACCTTGGAACAGCCAAGGAACGCAATATCTTCATGGATACATATTGCATGAGTAAGGAGACTTTTGTTGGCCTTATAAAGGCAGCCAAAGAGCTTTCTTCAATCTATACTCTTGCAGATATTGTTAATCTTAAGTGTAAAGATATGGATATCAGAGGCTATCAGCATAAGGGTTATTTTGCATCCCTTCTTAGCTTATCTGATTATTACAGAGCATCCCTCGAACTGCTTGATTATGATGTTGCAAGTGACCTGTTCAGACCTGAATGGCCTATTTATACCAGAACGACAGATTCCTGTCCTACACAGTATTTTGAAACAGCCAAGGTATCTAATTCCTTTATATCTAATGGCTGTCTCATAGAAGGTACAATAGAGAACTCTGTAGTTGGCCGTGGTGTTACTATCAAGAAAGGCGCAGTTATTAAGAACTCTATAATTCTGGCTCATGTAGTGATTGAAGAAGGAGTTCATATAGAAAATACGATCGTAGATAAATGGGCGCATATCATACACGTCAAGGATATACGCGGAACTGAAGAGCATCCTCAATATATTAAGAGGCGAGATACACTTTGATATGAACTGGGAGTGGTGAATAAAAGGATTCACCACTCCTTTTCTTAATATATAAAAACATGAGAAAATTTCTTGATCACAGATCGTCTTTTTTGGGCGTGCAACTGCGAAATGACATCAAAATCATGCACGGAATTTTATAAGAATTTAATTTGTTTAACTGTTTGTTTTTGCTACAATATATGTAAGTGGGAATATGTCTTTGTTGTGCAGAAAGGAGCACCAAATGCTAGCTACACTGATTCCGTTATTTGACGATAATATGTATGTTTGTGCATATTCTGTTTTTGCCAGAAAAGAAAACCACTTTTTGAACCCTAACTATGAAGGCGGGGCGAGGTATGATGGCGCCGGAACTGTGCACGAACTGGAAGTTGTCAGCAGCATGGGAGTTGGAACATTATCCGGAGGTAAAGAGGTATTTGTTCCAATCAATCAGTTCTCTATTTTTGCAGAAATTTCATTGCAGTGTACAGTGCCTGCAGGCAAAGTTGTGCTGTTGATGGATAATTCAATTGTTCCCACAGAGCAATATGTAAAGCGTGTCAAAGAGCTTAAGTCGCAGGGATATAAGCTTGCTATCAGAAAGCTTCAGATAGCGGATTTTGAGCCGTATAAAGAGATTATCAGTCAGTGCGACTATATTCTCCTTAACCATACAAAGATAGAGATTTCCAAAGCCAAGGTTTATTTTGGCAAGGTTTATCCTAATGTTAAACTTGTTGCGGTTAATGTTGATTCTCAGGAAGAATACGAAGAACTAAAAAAAGACGGCGGCTACGATCTTTATGAAGGTGGCTTTTTCAGAATGCCTGTCAAAGAGTCGGAGACAGAGGTTAGTCCTCTGAAGGTCAATTATATAGAGCTCCTTAATGTTATCAATGCGCAGGATTTCGACCTTCAGGAGGCTGCAGATGTTATAGGTAAAGACCCGGCGCTTGTAATTTCCCTTTTGGAAATGGTAAACAGAATGGCTCTTAATTCTGATATAACATCCATCCGGCATGCTGCGGCTATGCTTGGACAAAAAGAATTAAAGAGATGGATTAATACAGCTGTAACCAAAGAACTCTGTGCAGACAAGCCTTCGGAGATAACAAGGCTTGCAATGATCAGAGCCAAGTTTGCAGAGGGACTTGCGGGTCCTTTCGAGATGGGCATGGCTGCTCAGGAACTCTTTATCATGGGGCTTTTCTCTGCTATTGATATCATGCTGGATAAGCCTATGGAAGAAGCTCTTAATATGGTACAGGTTTCCAAGAATATCAGGGATGCACTTATTGATAACAAGGGAGATTTTGCTCCACTTCTTAATTTTATCAGAAGATATGAAGATGCAGACTGGACAGAGGTTTCCAGACTGATGGTAATTGATGATATAAATATGGATGAGGTATACGAGGCCTACCTTAATGCTCTTAAGTGGTATCGTGATCTTTTCCCTCAAAAATGATACGAGAGTAGTTTTTTCTCGTATCACGAGGTAACTATATGCTGGATATTCAGGGAATTGGCAGCATTACATTTAATCTGGCTGCCATTATCATCAGCATTACATGCGTATTTTATACGATAATTATGAAAGGCAAAAAGCGTCTTAGAAGCATGCTTTTTGTCTCTCTTTGCTCAATTGTGGCACTTGATGCACTCACAGCTGTTTTGGGAGAGCTTACCAAGGTCATTTTTTTTTCTGATGCTGTAAAGTATGCTCTTTTATATGTTTTCAATTTCTTATACTTTTTAACCCACTTTGCTACGGCGCCTATTTTCGCTCTTTATATTATCCTTGTGTGTGATGTGGGATTCAGATTTTCTCCAAAACGCCGATTCTGGCTCAGCATTCCTTTTCTTTTTATGGAACTTATGGTGCTCATCACACCGCTTACTAATTTTGTTTTTTACATTGATGAGAACACCCATTTTCACAGGAGAGTGGGAGTATATATTGCCTACGGTATTAGTGCTTTTTATGTTCTCTTTTCGATGGTGGCTTTATTTTTGTACTGGAATGATCTTAACAAGGCGAAAAGATCTGCAATTGTCTACTTTTCACTGCTGGTGGTAATAGGTACTGCAATACAGATGGTTTTCATCCAGATCAGAAGCGAGCTAATGTCTGAAGCTATAGGCTTTATGGGCCTTATGATGATGCTGGAAAATGATGATGACAGGATGGATGTATCTACGAGAGTTTATAATCGGAGTGCCTTTATACGCGATGCCAGAAGATACTTTAAATATAAAAGAAGCTTTTTTAACATTTGCGTCAGGATCACAAATGCTGATCTGTACAGGAAAATCATAGGCTACGAAGAGTTTGAGAGGATACTTAGAAGTTGTGCTGAGTATTTTGAAAACTTTGGCAAAACTTATGAAGTATACAGAATGGGGACGGATGCCTTTATCTTACTGTGCCCTGGAATAACCAGAATGGAAGCGGATGACATAGGAGATAAAATTCTTGAACGATTCAAACAGGAATGGGTGGTTGGTGAAAAAACTGTTCTGCTAAAGGCGCTTGTTCTTGAGGCCAGAGCTCCTGAACAGTTTGGAAGTGTTGACTATTTGCTGTTGTTATCAGACAGTACGATTGATAAAGAATATGACTATGTTCTATCCGGGGATAATCTTCATTTTCTGCTCAGAAAGGCTGATGTTGAAAAGGCTGTAAGAAGGGGCATAGAAAATGAAAACTTCAGAGTTTACTTCAACCCTATATACACAAAGAGTGATTTGCAGATCTGCGCAGCTGAAGCTTATCTGCAGCTAAGAGACAATGAGTTTGGCCATATTCACAGAGAAGAGTTTATTCCTGTTGCAGAGCAGACAGGAATGATAGAGGAACTTGGCTGGTTTGTACTTGAGCAGGTTTTCTATTTCCTTGGCGGTGGCATTGTCGATGAGATGGGACTTGAATTTATTAGTATAAATCTGTCTTCAGTCCAGATCGTCAAAACGGATTTTGTAGAAAAGGTGAAAGCTCTTTTGGAAAAATACGGAGCGTCTCCTTCTATGATAGTTTTTGATATTTCAGAGTCTGCAGCAGCTACCGATCAGTATATTTTGCATGAGACAATGAAAAAGTTAAGCCGGATAGGAATCAGATTTTTTATGGATGAATATGGAACCGGCTTTTTTAACATGCAATCTGCAACCTCAATGATTTTCGAAGGCGTCAAGATCGATGCAAGACTTATACAAAAAGCAGCAAGAACAAGCCAGAGCAGAATAATACTGGATAACAGGCTCAGAATGATTGGACAAATGGGCAAAAAGATCATTTTATCCAATGTCGACTATCAGGACTGCTATGACTTTATCAGTAATATCAAGGCTGATTATATCCAGGGAAGATACTTTACTCAGCCAGCCAGTAAGAATGAGTTTATCACAATACTCAGAGCTACAGAGACAGCCAGAATGGAAGAGAGAAGAGCCAGAGCTGCAAATGAGGCAAAGAGTAATTTCCTTGCCAATATGTCTCATGAAATACGAACGCCTATAAACGCAGTTCTTGGTATGAATGAGGTTATTCTAAGAGAATGCAAAGATGAAAAAATACTCGAATATGCCCAGAACATAGAGGGTGCCGGAAGAACTCTTTTGTCTCTGATAAATGATATCCTTGATTTTTCCAAGATAGAAGCCGGCAGTATGGAAATCACGGAAGCTGAGTATGATTTTAGTTCGGTACTTAATGATGTTTACAATATGGTCCATATTAAAGCAGAGCAGAAAATACTGGATCTTAAATTTGATATTGACGAGGACCTTCCGGATACGATGTATGGCGATGAGATGAGGCTCCGCCAGATAATAGTAAATGTGCTAAATAATGCTGTTAAGTATACCGAGGAAGGTGGCGTGACACTAGAAGCTACCGGAATAAGAGATTATGGCGATACGATCACGCTTAAGATCAAGATAACAGATACAGGAAAAGGGATTAAAAAAGAAGAACTTCCAACTCTTTTTGATAAGTTTAAAAGACTTGACGCTGAAAAGAACAGAACGATTGAAGGAAGCGGCCTGGGGCTTGCTATCACGCATTCTCTTTTGGAACTCATGGGCGGATCGATCATGGTTGACAGCGTGTATGGGAAAGGCTCTACTTTCACTATTGTACTTCCGCAGAAGGTTATTGGTGATAGCAAGATAGGTGATTTCAGGAGCAGGTTAAGTAATAGCATCAAAGACAGAAAGCCTTACAAAGAATCTTTTACCGCGCCGGATGCACAGGTGCTTGTGGTAGATGATACTCCTATGAACCATGTAGTTATCAGGGAACTGCTCAAACCTACGCTAATACAGCTGGATACAGCAAGAAGCGGAATGGAATGCCTTGATAAGCAGCACGTTAAAAAATATGATCTTATTTTCCTTGATTACAGAATGCCGGGAATGGATGGTACAGAAACCTTTAAAGCCATCAAGGAGGATAAGGAGAGTCCAAATGCTGATACTCCGATCGTTGTTCTCACAGCCAATGCTATTTCAGGCGCAAGGGATAATTTCCTGAAAGCCGGCTTTGATGACTATCTGAGTAAGCCTGTTGAGAGCAATAAACTTGAAGAAACACTGATAAAATATCTGCCTAAAGACAAGGTCAATATC
The sequence above is a segment of the Butyrivibrio proteoclasticus B316 genome. Coding sequences within it:
- a CDS encoding glucose-1-phosphate adenylyltransferase: MAHNEMLAMILAGGRGSRLKDLTNKVAKPAVYYGGKYRIIDFPLSNCANSGIDTVGVLTQYESVLLNSYVAQDGRWGLDSRDSGVYVLTPREKADEGLDVYRGTADAISQNIDFIDNYNPEYILVLSGDHIYKMNYAKMLAYHKEMKADATIAVRPVPMKEASRFGIMNTDGNGRIVEFEEKPQKPKSNLASMGIYIFSWKLMRKMLVEDMNNPDSDHDFGKDIIPRMLGEKRNLFAYEFKGYWKDVGTIDSLWEANMDLLDPKNELNLNDSSWLIYTEDVSILPQYIGKDAKIKRAYITQGVRVEGSVTNSVLFTGAVVGKGAKVVDSVLMPGAVVEEGATVTRALVAENVRIGKKVKIGSKTSEEIALVAKSVKGGTK
- a CDS encoding EAL domain-containing protein, whose protein sequence is MLDIQGIGSITFNLAAIIISITCVFYTIIMKGKKRLRSMLFVSLCSIVALDALTAVLGELTKVIFFSDAVKYALLYVFNFLYFLTHFATAPIFALYIILVCDVGFRFSPKRRFWLSIPFLFMELMVLITPLTNFVFYIDENTHFHRRVGVYIAYGISAFYVLFSMVALFLYWNDLNKAKRSAIVYFSLLVVIGTAIQMVFIQIRSELMSEAIGFMGLMMMLENDDDRMDVSTRVYNRSAFIRDARRYFKYKRSFFNICVRITNADLYRKIIGYEEFERILRSCAEYFENFGKTYEVYRMGTDAFILLCPGITRMEADDIGDKILERFKQEWVVGEKTVLLKALVLEARAPEQFGSVDYLLLLSDSTIDKEYDYVLSGDNLHFLLRKADVEKAVRRGIENENFRVYFNPIYTKSDLQICAAEAYLQLRDNEFGHIHREEFIPVAEQTGMIEELGWFVLEQVFYFLGGGIVDEMGLEFISINLSSVQIVKTDFVEKVKALLEKYGASPSMIVFDISESAAATDQYILHETMKKLSRIGIRFFMDEYGTGFFNMQSATSMIFEGVKIDARLIQKAARTSQSRIILDNRLRMIGQMGKKIILSNVDYQDCYDFISNIKADYIQGRYFTQPASKNEFITILRATETARMEERRARAANEAKSNFLANMSHEIRTPINAVLGMNEVILRECKDEKILEYAQNIEGAGRTLLSLINDILDFSKIEAGSMEITEAEYDFSSVLNDVYNMVHIKAEQKILDLKFDIDEDLPDTMYGDEMRLRQIIVNVLNNAVKYTEEGGVTLEATGIRDYGDTITLKIKITDTGKGIKKEELPTLFDKFKRLDAEKNRTIEGSGLGLAITHSLLELMGGSIMVDSVYGKGSTFTIVLPQKVIGDSKIGDFRSRLSNSIKDRKPYKESFTAPDAQVLVVDDTPMNHVVIRELLKPTLIQLDTARSGMECLDKQHVKKYDLIFLDYRMPGMDGTETFKAIKEDKESPNADTPIVVLTANAISGARDNFLKAGFDDYLSKPVESNKLEETLIKYLPKDKVNITKVALDSDAYGEAGGSAQAGSDDDVKVSWLGELEKFDEIDTRQGLKNCGTAESYLSIIKVYYESMDSSRGNVVSAFDDENWKDYTSYVHSLKSTSRTIGAMELSKLAEKLENAGNAKDIDTIRAYNDELLSRYDAIESSLSKIPEVAGVEENAADKKEISDAQIIDAYSSILEVSKVLDYDTLMFILDSIKEYRLSPDDEQLMSKISKLAYKLKWDEITELVQNRLNS
- the glgD gene encoding glucose-1-phosphate adenylyltransferase subunit GlgD, which gives rise to MANKAFGIVSSADNSIHVEGLHDYRPIGAFSFIGRFRVIDFPISNMSNSGMDRIQVYVRSRPRSIAEHIGSGRHYNINSKRGKIQLLFSEDSNVNSIYNNDICAYSENLDIIQRMHQDYVIITPSYMVYKQDFSELLQSHINSGADVTLLYHKVDNAKEYFQNCKIVNINKQKGISSLEKNLGTAKERNIFMDTYCMSKETFVGLIKAAKELSSIYTLADIVNLKCKDMDIRGYQHKGYFASLLSLSDYYRASLELLDYDVASDLFRPEWPIYTRTTDSCPTQYFETAKVSNSFISNGCLIEGTIENSVVGRGVTIKKGAVIKNSIILAHVVIEEGVHIENTIVDKWAHIIHVKDIRGTEEHPQYIKRRDTL
- a CDS encoding EAL and HDOD domain-containing protein gives rise to the protein MLATLIPLFDDNMYVCAYSVFARKENHFLNPNYEGGARYDGAGTVHELEVVSSMGVGTLSGGKEVFVPINQFSIFAEISLQCTVPAGKVVLLMDNSIVPTEQYVKRVKELKSQGYKLAIRKLQIADFEPYKEIISQCDYILLNHTKIEISKAKVYFGKVYPNVKLVAVNVDSQEEYEELKKDGGYDLYEGGFFRMPVKESETEVSPLKVNYIELLNVINAQDFDLQEAADVIGKDPALVISLLEMVNRMALNSDITSIRHAAAMLGQKELKRWINTAVTKELCADKPSEITRLAMIRAKFAEGLAGPFEMGMAAQELFIMGLFSAIDIMLDKPMEEALNMVQVSKNIRDALIDNKGDFAPLLNFIRRYEDADWTEVSRLMVIDDINMDEVYEAYLNALKWYRDLFPQK
- a CDS encoding methyl-accepting chemotaxis protein; this encodes MSLKAKMLLCILPVMGIAMAILTYIAAQELSSNLQTANTDSMFQNVSANAVGVDSKLEIIRTTAINIAEMVSTSYKFVDTDNYKGTFTKIIIDNDSILGVGVWFEPNVFKAEEKYIGPYWYRDGSDIVETWDYSNAEYDYFNQEYYTNAKALPNGQAKITDPYYDPSSGMVMSSCSAPIYDNGQFVGCVTVDMELTNVADLVSSIKIGTTGRALLLSNDGTYIYTDDPEKVSSGVKMQEDPNPSIAAKGAEILAKSSDTPSMGIMVVDGKTRLVTYRDVPNVGWKLGIVMDLDEIEGPVQAATRTLVIICIVALIIGAAIIMIFVMSIAKSINSVKEFASVLASGDFTVDKIDNRRGDELGAMSESLNNMFESNKDVISKISDGSVKVSETSNGLANMANELSNQFNDIQGNISGVNDAMMSSGAATEQVNASVEEVNASVHQLAAETEKTSADAADIKARAKDIEKESQQAHDYAISIAEQREADLEEANEKAKVVDQIGTLADTIAEIADQINLLSLNASIEAARAGDAGKGFAVVASEINKLASSTSEAVEQIRETIDGVQEAFGTLSSSSGELLGFIKETVTPDYDKFVGLAKQYGDDAGSFGDSSENIAQMVENIRAAMEEVSKAIQNIAESTQDTADLSSRVNDSVMAAADVVSSVNDMTNKQEEVAGTLEEIVGKFKL